The Xiphophorus couchianus chromosome 22, X_couchianus-1.0, whole genome shotgun sequence genome includes the window CCAAGTAGAGAGGGGCGGACCGGAACAAACCAACAATGTGGGGGGAATCCGACAGAAGTTGTAAAATCACAGACATAAGAAAGACCCTTCTCTACTATGCCTGTGTGAAttatctggtttagttttaggCTGAAAGTCCTTCCTTGTCCTCCTCCTATATTTCAATAACTCCtgataaatttgttttactttatctggaaaacaaaaacatttgacacacCAAATATTCCACCAATAAATTTAAGATAAAGTggttcatatatttttttttaaataaccacaataatatataaaacacCTTTcccaaatatttgttttgcaacTTTTGTGGAATTCAGTTTCTTACTCTTGCAGATACTCTCCACTTTAGCAATCAGTCTGTAGCACTGCTGAGGTTTAAGCAGTTCCTCTTTCTTTAACGAAATCATTGTTAGGTCTAGTGTCTCATCTTCCTTCAGACAATATTCCAGATTTTCAGTGGAGTTTAGGTCAGGCTGGCCATTCAAACACAATTATGCTATGGTAAATAAACCAGGCATCGGTACACTTAGCAGTGTGAGCTGCTGCCAAGTTCTTCTAGGACATGAAGTGAGCAACtaaagcttgtcagcagagAAAATCATGGAAATGGACTAGTTTCCTGGCAGATGGCTGCACTGAGTTTGGATTTAATTAAACACCAGATGACAGCTCTCCCTGAATCACCACTGTGGAAATTTCACTGTTGAAGTTTAAGATTCTGTGCGTCTTCaaccttccttctttccttgtCTAAATGAAATGCACTACTGACTTCCATCTGAAAGATGATTTTGGGCCACTTCAAATTAGTCTCACTTGTTCATAACCCAGGAAAAgtgtttctgacattttctattGTTCAGGGGTGGCTCCCACAAACTCTTGAATGGGTTTTGCTTCACAATCCTCAGGGCTGGGTTTATCCCTGTTGCCACTATATTTTTGTCTATCATAGCTTTTCCTTAAACTGCACTTTCCAGTAATGGTTGGATGAAACACTGAGCAATGACCTTTACTTGCTTGTCCTGCTTGTGGAGGATATCAATAAATACCTGCTGGAAAGGTTTTCACCATGATTTCTGGATTATTGATATTTTGCCTTACATACTACTCACATTTTAGACTAAGTGAACTGGTGCTTTTTGctagctgtaagccataatcattcAAATCAACAAATAATTGAAATACATTACACTGTACAACTTCCACTTTAACTGAATTACCTTTGATCAACTGAAATTCATTTCATTCAGGTTTCCAATATGAGcctgaattaaatatttttcccatgAAAAATGTTATGTGTAACCAAATGTatgaaatgatttttacatCTCAGTTAATCTCCAGTCATTTCAACATTCAAGTCAGAAATTTTAGTCACCAGCCCCTAGATAAAATAGcttcttttaatacaaagacATCATGGAAACTTacaaatagtttattttatgtacttggaaaaaaaggcctaaaaatattttaataattaaaaatatgcaacagTGAAATCAACAAGTaggtcatttttataaataacatGACAAAACCTGCTTTACTGACCAAATgtcattaatgaaaaaaaaaaaaatcttaagttaacaaaatatatacatttttaccttttaacGATAGCACAAAAAAACCAACGCGGaaaaattgcaaaatgtttttcagcaacgtattaaacaaactaaataacttttaatatgtgcaaagcacaaaaaaacaacatttacaaTGCTTTTGACCTCTGTAAACTTTGTATtctaaacgttttttttttatcaaatgtaaagttttataaaaatctaCTATTGCATACGGTTAACCTGAGAGTTACATATTCAAAGAAGACTAATCAGTAagtaaaagtgcaaataatttttacttaaaGGCAAAAGGTTTCGACAaccagaagagaaaaataaagatatgcATGACAGAGATTCACATGACAGCATCAGGGGGTGGCGTTTTTTCCCTTTCAGCAGTCCGAGTCTCTGTGTCTGTACATTCTTTAGGACTGGGATCAATTTTCTGATCCACAGCTTGAGGCTCCATCACAGGCATTGCTTGCAAGTCATCAGTCACTTGCTCCTTTGTCGCTGTCGTTTCTCTCGCCTTTGTGTCGTCTTCCTTGTCTCCCGGATGTGCAACTACTCCCATGTTTTCTTTAACCTccgttttttcattttctcctttattttcGGCAATTAAAGTATCATTCTCATTAATTATGGTTTCTTCATCGTCTTCAATGAAAACTGCTTCTTCATCGTCTTCAGTGTTTCCGAAGGTTTCCACAGGTTGCCAATAATCATACAGCTTACCCTGCAACAAAAATTATAAACCATTGCAAAGATGGTTCAAAttgctgaaaaatgttttaatatattcaaaGAAGCGGCGGTGAGGGAAGTAATTATGTGTACTATACATTGAGAGGTCTAGTTTTCTGGAGGAGCATCTGCCACTTTGTGTAGATCCTGGCTACCAGATCCTTCACCTAGAAGAGGAATGCAGACATTATGCACGGCTTTAAACATATACAGTTTGTTCCTGTTAAtcaaaaagctttttctgaTGTTGCTACAGACGATGCAGCCAACAATAGAAAGTTTCAGTTGGTAAAGAAATATCtgcattaataatttaatgataAAAAGGAACATCTTTATATCTCTCTCTGGGAGAGATTTTGCTCATTTTGTACCTTAGTTTTTTTATAAGCCTTCATTTTTTCAGTATAAAATGATGAAGGCTACTGCTGGACGTTTGGTCCTGACAATGTTCACATTTGCACCTGCCAAGGGGAGTTTTCATGTTCACTTTGATGTGATGATATAGtaatttttcatgttaaagCCACAgcctactgtaaaaaaaaatctagttaaAGGAATGTGATGAATAACATCTACCAGCAGGAGGTCATGCTttcttattttggtttgattggAGTCACAGGGTGTTATTTTGAGTCAAGAATTTATACTTGAGCGAAATTGGGATGCAAATTGGAAAACTGACCTGGAGCTAGGGTTGGGAGAAATGGACTTTAATTTTTATGTCAATACTTTGTGATATTTATAGTGTCATGGTAACAGCCTTTGCAAACAGAGATGAACAGATAATTATTAGCTGTAATGGCAAGTTATTAGACATGGACACTAGAGCCCATATATTGGTGTGTTGCATCACCACATCAGAAATTTAAAGTAGTTCCCCAAATTGCAAGGCGGTACAAAAATAATGTCCTAAAACAGAGAAACTTGTGGAGATTTGTGATTTTGTTGCAGCTTTTCTTCTAAAAGCAGTGAAGTAGATAAATATGGCCTTTTAGTAATAAAACGTGAAATCTGACACTTAACTGTTCTTATTCACCTCAATTATGTTTTGCATAGCCAATTAGCACttgaaaagacaaaattgtagttattatgtaaaattttatgaaaaatcctaaaaataaatgcactacaaaatttaaactgaaatgttttcaggaaGCCAGGTTTAAACATCTGCCTAAACATGTTAGTTAAGAAAATGCTGTAATCTACATGTATTTGCAACGGATCCAgatacatttttcccatttataTTTTGAGGTCGTCCCCACCTTGCTGCGGTAAAGGCATTTTTCGCTTTCTCTGATGTCACATTTAACATGTGTTTCCAGTTCGGATgacaaaacaagcagctgcgcctaaagaacaaaaaaatagataaaaaagaaaaacaaatctcctTTAGTTGGATTTCTAGTATCCAAAATTCCATTGTGATTTGtttaaactaaactgaattCCAACAgcactgcagaaaaaagaaaaagaagttacCTTCTGCTGAGGTGTGAAGACCTGTAAATTGGACGCCTCATTTGTCAGAGTCAGAAGGCTATAGCACAGGTAGTAGGCCTGGAATGCATAAGAaacttgtgtaaaaataaaattgatatcTTCTTTTTGTGATGCTACTCCTTAAATCTGTCCTCACCTGTTGGTCTTGAGTTGCCATGTCCTCCTCTTTGTCTTTCTGCTGGATACTTCGGAGGAGGGCGGAGGGTTGCATTTGAGGAAGATACGGCCTCAACTCGGCAAGCTGCCCACAATGCAAACGACATTTTTTAACATGACTGAATTCAAGCTTCTGTAGAACGGATGCCTCCAATACTTTAAGAGAGCTTACCGGAAGTTCTGTCTCCACAGGGATATAGGTGCAATTTCCATCCAACAACTTAGAGATGAAGCACATGCTTAGATGGCGGCGGAGTTCTCTACTCAGAGAAACCCAAGAAGGAAACAATGAGATTTTAACTGAGATAAAGATAATATAACTAAATGCAGAACCCCTCCTTACTTCTAAAATGTACGATATTTATGTAATACTTTGCATGATAGGATTTGAAACCACTAGGTTTTTGTAATCTCACTTGCACATTTTGATTCTTTTACATCGTTAATATAATGTGAGAAAactagatttaaaataaatgcattaaaaaatatatactcaCTTTCCACATTTACTGTCAGGTAGGAGCTGAACCAGGAGGCACATGTTGTGATGATCATCTGTTAAATCAGTCAGAGCTTTACAGACTCTCGGCAGCTACAGCGGAGAAATAATGTTACGTCAGCAATTTAACCACAGCTTAAAGtgtaaagaaacacaaaagccATTTTTGAAGAGTgggaagtgatttttttttttttaaactgaccaCAGAAGACCAGTCACTGATGTTGTTGATTATTGTATACAGCAGACAGCTCACTGCTACGTTGGACTGGAGGATTAGCCGTGTGTCAAGGCTGATTCTTCCCACCACAGtaagcagcaacagcagctcatCGTTGCTGTATGCATGAGGGCAGAGCCCCATACAGTAAGACAGGTACTgggaaaaatgtccaaaaaaaagcaaaacaaggaGGAATAGTGAAACTGGTTAGATAAGGTTTACTCGTTTTCACTCTAATAGGCGAGGTCTCGTTACAGTAAAATcagttgcataaaaaaaaaaaaggtaacttTTAgcgtgttttcacacctggtagtTCAGTAAATTTGGTTCAATTGTGGggccaaaattgcaacatttttattatttttagttggtGTGGTTCGTTTTCACACTGAACTGCGTCAAATAcacaaaacctttcaaaaaaCCTCTTCACCCCCTCGCCTGTGGTGAGGGTCCATATTAagagtttgattgcacattcacatcTCCAAAAAATGAGCCGCACTTTCCAGGCAAAcaaatcagagtttgattaaagcggggtaaacaagacttttattttggtaacacTTATAAGATATTCAAGAAAAACCTTTACTGAATAAAGGTCAATCTTAAGTGTAACAAATTAAAACTTCCTAATTGCTCACCTTTAAGATGTTTGTGCAGTTGTGTTCAGGGAAACTGATCTCTTCATTGTTGTTAGTAGGAGACTCACTTTTGAGATAGACATCCtctctaaacaaagaaaaaaacccttgtCATTTCAAACAAAGTGACTTCGTTATTTCATGTCTTATTTCTAAATGCAAAGCAGCAACGTGACTGATTCACAGAGCAGTCACTCACAGCAAATCTCCCTCTGTGAATGATGGCTGCAGACTCTCAAAGGGGAAGAGTGTCACAAATGCAGCACCCATGTTCATAAAGACCAGCGTCACATCTGCCAAACTGGGAACCCAAACTTCAAACTTCTGGTTGTCATTGTTCACTAAgtgtacaaacagaaaaaaaacacatcacttTTCcctcagtaaaagaaaaaaaaaagtagccaATGAGGGGAGATGCTAACCTATCTGATAAGCAGCAGAACAGGCGATGTCACAAAGGGCTCGCAGGATCTTATTGGATATGATCCTTTCACTATGGACCGACATCATCTATGAAGAACAGGTGAAGgtttaaaaacagtttctcaGTTTCTGTGACGCAGCTTCTGCAGAGTGTGTTGGGCGTACCTTGAAAAGAAAGCAGGTAACCTGAGCTGGACAAGGTGAGTTGCAGTAAGCTTCCTCAAACAGACCAACATTCAAGTGCAGTCTCAACTGAGCAGGACTGGACCTGCAACGAGACAGGAGacataaacaaacaagatgAAACTTTACATTGGTTCAACACCATTAGTTTGCCAACGACCAACAGAGGTTACATTGTTGAATACAAGCTCCAGTACAGGAAGTTGCCCAAAGTTcaagcataaacaaaaaaattatgcatGCTGAGGAACTTCCTGTGGCCTCTCTAAATGGACTTTCTGAAAATagaggaaaattaaatgattCACAGGTTAGAGCATTTGGGTGATCTGGTCTACTGTCACAATCTACTTCAtcattgttttaataatgtttagaaaaataatctatattCACACGGCTCACTTCGCTGTGGCATCTTTTGTTGCAATTACAGCTACAAGTCTTTTTGTGAGTGCTTCTCCTGGCTGTGCACATGAAAAGAAACTTTTGCCCAGTAACCAATTCGTAAGCACTGTGATTATGGGacaaaagtcagaaaaacaacagcaccTATGTTTGATAAAGAGCAAACAGAATACTCTAGTAAAATAGTTAAATTGCCTACTCTGGTGTTTTAGGGCACGTATTTAAACACAGCTTCTATTACAAAGCACTAAGAGTTGTAAAGTGACTCCACGtgtataaacaaacacacacgagTACGCCTTACCAAATAAGTGTCTTCTGAGAGGCCCCTTGAGGACTGACGTGGCACTGCCTGAGCTGCAGTGAATCCTGGTGAAAGACCTGGCCGAACCTTTCCAGGTTAAAAACCATCTCCCCTGGTGGGATTTCTCTGATTGCAGCAGACATCAATGAGAAGTGCTGCAGAAACTCCCTGGAGAAGAAATTATAAATCAGTTTTCGTTTACATTAAAATCATGTTTGTCCCAGCAAGCCCAGAGTATTACTGCCAATATGCTTCGGTTTCTCTTACTGGTGTTCATTGGCAATCTCCTCCTGGTTCTCCTCTGCCGCCTCATACTCAGCTAACCTCAAGAGGTCTTCATTGCAGGCAGACAGAAGTTGTGCTTCAATCTCCTTTGCtctgataaaacatttaaacaaaagagaaaataaattgaatatgGTCCAGAGACATGAGACAAAAACCAAtatgcagattatttttctggATTATGTACTTCTTGGTGCTGTTTATCTCCTTCAACATCTGGTCCAGGTTGTTCTTGTAGACTCCTGGCTTTGTGGAGGATGACAGCAGGTGCTAAATGAAGTAAAgggagacaaaaaaaccccatcaaaaccaaattttaaatattgatcatGTTGCATGTTCAACTTTATgcacaaacaacacaaattagAAGGAGCTTACCGTTTTTGACTGAGAGCTACGACTTCCTGGCGTGTTCGGCTCCAAAATGGTTTCTTTCTGCGGCGTGTCTGGAGGCTTCGCAACGTGCTCCATCATCTCCTGGAAGGAGATTAGCGGCTCCTCGTCCTCGCTGCTGTCAGAGCTCTGGCTTGGATCTATACCATATGAAATGCTCAGGCCAAGGTCTAGTTCAACGTCAATAGAGTCTTCTTCTTTCCCCCTCTTACTCCCATCACTGTCCTCCTCCTCTAATGGTGGGGGCTTTGTGCATGGAGGGGAAGTCTCTTGCACAGAGGCTGCTGTGTCCATCTCCGAGCAACGCAAACTCTCACTGGTTTTAGGTTTCAGGGAGAGGTTGTGCTGAGGTTTAAAACTCTCATCCTTAGATTGACTTCTTGAAGAATTGACAGGACTGTGTCTGATGCCTCCATCTTCTAGTTTTAGTCGCTCCAAAGTCACAGTTGGCAAAAAGACAGTCAGGTTAGAGGCTGGTGAGGAGGCTGCCTGAAGAGGTTGTGTGACAGGAGGAGATATGGGTGTAACTGTTGGATTGCAGCTGGAACTTTTCTTTGAAGTGGGTGACTTTATCGTTTGCTCTTCCATCTTACACTTTGGGGCCTTACTTGCAGGCCTGACAACATAAACGTTGGGGTCAGGGGTGAAGAGTTGATCTATGTCGTCAAGGACAACCACTGGTTTTCGTACACGACTGGCTTTACTACGTTCTGGTGTGCTACAACTTAAACTAGGCTTAGATGCTGGTTTTGGAGAGATGCCCTctaattttctgctttctgtcttAACTGGTACACTACAGCCAGCGTTGGAGTTACTACAAACCAAACCAACATGTGGAGGTTTGCTGCACTCCTTATGATGAACTTTAGAAGAACTTGATTTGTCCTTCTTTTGGTTTTCCTCATTTTGAATCTTTGGACTCCCTTCACTCAGAGTTGAAGTTAATCTTAACTTCACTATATTATTCTCAGTGGTAATAAAGCCTTTCTTTGCCCCTGCAGATGGCGTTTTCTTTGGACAAACTAAGTCTAACCTCGAGGGTTTGAGTGTGGATGACAACGCTGAGCATGCCGGCTCAGACTTCAGAAGTCCGTTTGCTGTTTCAGGCAACAACTCAAAGACCAAGGAGGTTTTTGTTGATGGCTGACTGTCCAGTGAAGATCTTGGTAAGGTGCCAGGAGTAACTCCGTTTGTCTCTGTTGTTCCATGGTTTATTCCTTTGTGACAAGGTTTCTTGGTGTTCTTAAAGCAAGGCTCCCCCTCCCAGCGTCTCTTTTGGGATGTGCTATTCAGATCCATCACTATAAATAGAAAGAGAGTTTCCTTTCAATTAAATTCAGTAATGCTTATAGGGGCATTTTAataatacaacaataaaatgagGGCGACAATATTGCTTGTTTGCTTtcgttttgtttctctttctaccaaagagACTGGATGACAAAAAGCTCAACTCCGGTGCCTCCAGTTACTCCTCCCCTCTCGTTTCCTTGGTAACGGCTAAACACACAGAGAGCTAACGTTTCTTCCACTCGGGCCGAACCGAACACACGGACAGATAGCGAAAACGACAAAAGTCAACAATTTTCAACTTTCTCGTGTAGCATCGCTAGCCCGCGTGTGCATGTCTGCGTATATGAGCTCGAAATTTTGCATGAACGAATTACGCTGTGTGCTCGTCGGGATGAGTGCAAACTCCATAGAAATAAATGGAGACGGAGCAGCGCCGTCTCCCGCCGTGATCGTGTGACCTTACCCCCAGTACCTGGCTCCTAGTCTCCTACCACTGTGCGTAGAATAAAGCCCGGTGAAGAGGAGCCAACCGGGGAAGCGCAGATTTAAAAGTCGAACGTGACAGCTGCACAATGGGAGCGCTGTCGATTCAAACTGAAATAACCGTGATGAACCACTTAACCTGTGGAGTCGCTAtgttgtaaaacataaaaactagcAACCTACATATTTGCACCGATGCTTGCTTTGGGACCGTCCTTTAGGGCTTAAACAATTCCTagagtgattcgagtacctcgattattaaaattattcgaggaaaatgtatctgcctcgaagcttcattaagtttatttattatttaatgcaccGTGGTCAGACCGGGATATTATCTGCGTTGCAcagcgctctcacttccgcctgacTTGTTGCCGGAAGCCAAGTGTTGGCAGCATAActtccaattttcaagttcggcctgggaggattttattgattgatgagaATGTAATgggtttttgtggtttttcgggggaccaataagcatccttaaaatgacggCAGCTTTTCTAATCCCGGAGTTTatggttcagagcgaacggcgGGATTATTTATATAAGTGAGCGGATGGACTGAACACTGCGTGCGACTGTGCTTTAGATGCGTAGCTTTACTGACTAATCgcaaaataaatttcatatcatcccagTCGCAACAAATGGGaaactttattttgtgctttcatTTGCTGCAAGCCATAATCAAACTCCTCAGTTACTAAAAAGTTGAGACTGAACAAGTTAATACATAATTGTAATTGTcacaatttcttcttttttttcaaatattgaaaaagtaattgttaataaaaatattacctGGAATAATGCTTTCTCTTGAACGTGTCTGTTCATGTTGGTTGCTCTAAAAcagtaaagcaaataaataaataaataaaaatagttaataGTTATTCATTCAAATACATGTCAGTTAATGGACTAATCAACTAAGTCACTGAGTTATTATAACATTATGTCATCATAATGAGCAATGGCAAAATTATTTAGAGTAATTTCTTATGATCCGCATGGTACTATTCTGATTTGATTAAtgaattcatttgtttatttatacagacttagactgactttattatcattttgcatgcacagggtgtatacagaacgaaatttcgttgcacaGATTTGGAGAGTTAATGTTAATAACTAACAATAGTTATATCTAagacatttgtttattatttttatgtatgtacTTGTAATAAAGAATTGTTCTTAAATTTAGCAGAAGTTCTGGTGTTGTTAAATATCAGTTGATTATTAGGTCATGTTATCTGTTAGTTTAACAAACATGCTGGTCTTAGTTTGAAAACAGGGCTGCCTTACTAAGAATGATGGGTGATGCTAGCTTAGTTTTTACATTACAACTGTCTGTGTATTTCCCTCAACCAGAAATTTGCTCATTTGTAGAAATTTTGCccccagctgaccagcagtgctCTGCAACAGATGGGGGAGAATATGCTCCATATGGCTGGAGACAACTTAAAGGATTGTTGTACTTTCTCTAGTCTATCattaaaagtgattttaaaatcaTAGAAACAGTATGAGGGAGAaaattaaacttctttttttttcatttctaccttTTGAAACAGGTAACCAGTCCTTGTCTATGCTTTAAATTGGGCAAGCAAAATATAATTCTGTTACTACACGCAGCcaataaaaaggctttttaatAGTCCAGGAGCTACAATGCTGTGTCTGAAGGGTAATCTATAACTAATAGTTTTGCATTCTCTGCTGGACTCTGGAAGTTCTCTCACAGCCGTTTGCTTGACACCAGGAAGAAATCCCTTTGAGTCTGTATGAGGATGCATGGAAACTTTCTGACTGCCTCAGAGCGAACACTCACACAAGGTTTGTACAGAGGAACATTGCGTAGGAAATCTCTTAGTTTGCTGAGCAGAGCCTGGCAGAATAAGTGTGAAGAATCATAAACACTTTGCattaatttctgctttaatgCCACAGAAACGCCATgttaaaagagagaaagaattACCTTATTTGGGTCTTCTCTCTGTGACACATCCTTGATTTTTCCTGAGTTAGAGGATGGGATCTTGGATTCAGTTCCTTGATCCTGTCTGAAGAGGCAGGAAGGGAGAGGGTTGCTTATATTCTTTCCAGACTGAGGAGATGGAGAATTAAATATAGTGGGAATAAAAGTTCTCTCAGCTGAGGTTTGAGTCTTAGTTTGGCTGGCTGAAACAACTTGAGGTGAGGTGAAATATCCTGAGCCCAACTGTATCATGTTCTGCTGAGGACCCAGATTTTCCCTTGCTGGAGTGGCACCATTAACCGGGCTGCTCAGAACATGGCCATGAGATGGAGAAAAGGGCTTCAGAGGACcaagtttgtgttttaacaaaGAATTCACAGGGGAAACAATGTTCGTTGAACTACTTGAAACGAGAGCTGCCGGATATTTCATTCCTGCTGGATGCCAGTTTGGGCTCAACTTGTTCATGCTGCATTCCTCCGGAGTCTGGAGAGGCAAACCTCTCCTGGGTGCCGTATGAGAAATCAAGTTTGGGACTTGAGATGGTTTGATTGGAGTCTCTTGAGGAAAACATGCGAAATGTGAAAGTGAGTGTTGCTGGAAAGCAGGATCCAtcactgcaaacagaaaaaaagatatcTTCGTTCAACAAGTTCAGCTGTTGTCACATTTCTGAGAAACACACAAGCACCTGTGGACTTATTGAAAATTGCCTACAACAGGACAGTATTCACCAAACtttaagtcatgttttgtttgtggagTTTTACTAGTAGTGGTAGATGAATCCAAATCCTCTTTCTTTCATTGTTTAGTATGCCTTTAAGATTTGATTTGATGAACTACTATGAAAAAAGTACTGAATTTGCTGAAAATGGACATTTATTTGGCACAACCACTTCCACATCCTTAGCCAGAAATTTCAGTGATAGAAACCACAGTACATATGCAGAAGCAAAACCAGGTTATAAGGTCAGCAGACGGCGCTCAGGCCGCTGTGGAGATCTACACCAGCCTGTAGATCTCCAACAAGCTGGAGATCACAGAAGCTGACACATCAGCttctgtgataaaaaaaaaatgcttgggaACCTTTCATAGAGCAAGCAAGGAGGCATAGGATCTGGCGCCTGTGGCCTTGAGAAGTTACAGGGAGTATCAGTAAACAGTTTGTATTTTACCACTcccaacttttttttgtatcagtACTTAGTGTTGTGAAAAAGAGTAGACACCTCTGAGAGACGAATTAGAAGACTGAACACTGCCCtagtttttgctaaattaaactaaaatcttttaaatatttgtattgttGTCAGTCATcttcagcattttgttttcagtaagtCATTTTGAATACACAAATTCTtcagcagttttttatttttatttattttccagaagcAACTTCATTATATCTGGTTTGGAGGTGATTCAGGTTTAGTCCTCAGCAGGGAAGATTTAATGTGTAAAGAGCTGTTAAAGTAgattacttttcttttcaaattggATAAATGACTGGGTCAGGTCATCTCCAATTG containing:
- the slf2 gene encoding SMC5-SMC6 complex localization factor protein 2 isoform X3: MDLNSTSQKRRWEGEPCFKNTKKPCHKGINHGTTETNGVTPGTLPRSSLDSQPSTKTSLVFELLPETANGLLKSEPACSALSSTLKPSRLDLVCPKKTPSAGAKKGFITTENNIVKLRLTSTLSEGSPKIQNEENQKKDKSSSSKVHHKECSKPPHVGLVCSNSNAGCSVPVKTESRKLEGISPKPASKPSLSCSTPERSKASRVRKPVVVLDDIDQLFTPDPNVYVVRPASKAPKCKMEEQTIKSPTSKKSSSCNPTVTPISPPVTQPLQAASSPASNLTVFLPTVTLERLKLEDGGIRHSPVNSSRSQSKDESFKPQHNLSLKPKTSESLRCSEMDTAASVQETSPPCTKPPPLEEEDSDGSKRGKEEDSIDVELDLGLSISYGIDPSQSSDSSEDEEPLISFQEMMEHVAKPPDTPQKETILEPNTPGSRSSQSKTHLLSSSTKPGVYKNNLDQMLKEINSTKKAKEIEAQLLSACNEDLLRLAEYEAAEENQEEIANEHQEFLQHFSLMSAAIREIPPGEMVFNLERFGQVFHQDSLQLRQCHVSPQGASQKTLIWSSPAQLRLHLNVGLFEEAYCNSPCPAQVTCFLFKMMSVHSERIISNKILRALCDIACSAAYQIVNNDNQKFEVWVPSLADVTLVFMNMGAAFVTLFPFESLQPSFTEGDLLEDVYLKSESPTNNNEEISFPEHNCTNILKYLSYCMGLCPHAYSNDELLLLLTVVGRISLDTRLILQSNVAVSCLLYTIINNISDWSSVLPRVCKALTDLTDDHHNMCLLVQLLPDSKCGKELRRHLSMCFISKLLDGNCTYIPVETELPLAELRPYLPQMQPSALLRSIQQKDKEEDMATQDQQAYYLCYSLLTLTNEASNLQVFTPQQKAQLLVLSSELETHVKCDIRESEKCLYRSKVKDLVARIYTKWQMLLQKTRPLNGKLYDYWQPVETFGNTEDDEEAVFIEDDEETIINENDTLIAENKGENEKTEVKENMGVVAHPGDKEDDTKARETTATKEQVTDDLQAMPVMEPQAVDQKIDPSPKECTDTETRTAEREKTPPPDAVM
- the slf2 gene encoding SMC5-SMC6 complex localization factor protein 2 isoform X1; this encodes MDPAFQQHSLSHFACFPQETPIKPSQVPNLISHTAPRRGLPLQTPEECSMNKLSPNWHPAGMKYPAALVSSSSTNIVSPVNSLLKHKLGPLKPFSPSHGHVLSSPVNGATPARENLGPQQNMIQLGSGYFTSPQVVSASQTKTQTSAERTFIPTIFNSPSPQSGKNISNPLPSCLFRQDQGTESKIPSSNSGKIKDVSQREDPNKALLSKLRDFLRNVPLYKPCSNQHEQTRSRESIIPVMDLNSTSQKRRWEGEPCFKNTKKPCHKGINHGTTETNGVTPGTLPRSSLDSQPSTKTSLVFELLPETANGLLKSEPACSALSSTLKPSRLDLVCPKKTPSAGAKKGFITTENNIVKLRLTSTLSEGSPKIQNEENQKKDKSSSSKVHHKECSKPPHVGLVCSNSNAGCSVPVKTESRKLEGISPKPASKPSLSCSTPERSKASRVRKPVVVLDDIDQLFTPDPNVYVVRPASKAPKCKMEEQTIKSPTSKKSSSCNPTVTPISPPVTQPLQAASSPASNLTVFLPTVTLERLKLEDGGIRHSPVNSSRSQSKDESFKPQHNLSLKPKTSESLRCSEMDTAASVQETSPPCTKPPPLEEEDSDGSKRGKEEDSIDVELDLGLSISYGIDPSQSSDSSEDEEPLISFQEMMEHVAKPPDTPQKETILEPNTPGSRSSQSKTHLLSSSTKPGVYKNNLDQMLKEINSTKKAKEIEAQLLSACNEDLLRLAEYEAAEENQEEIANEHQEFLQHFSLMSAAIREIPPGEMVFNLERFGQVFHQDSLQLRQCHVSPQGASQKTLIWSSPAQLRLHLNVGLFEEAYCNSPCPAQVTCFLFKMMSVHSERIISNKILRALCDIACSAAYQIVNNDNQKFEVWVPSLADVTLVFMNMGAAFVTLFPFESLQPSFTEGDLLEDVYLKSESPTNNNEEISFPEHNCTNILKYLSYCMGLCPHAYSNDELLLLLTVVGRISLDTRLILQSNVAVSCLLYTIINNISDWSSVLPRVCKALTDLTDDHHNMCLLVQLLPDSKCGKELRRHLSMCFISKLLDGNCTYIPVETELPLAELRPYLPQMQPSALLRSIQQKDKEEDMATQDQQAYYLCYSLLTLTNEASNLQVFTPQQKAQLLVLSSELETHVKCDIRESEKCLYRSKVKDLVARIYTKWQMLLQKTRPLNGKLYDYWQPVETFGNTEDDEEAVFIEDDEETIINENDTLIAENKGENEKTEVKENMGVVAHPGDKEDDTKARETTATKEQVTDDLQAMPVMEPQAVDQKIDPSPKECTDTETRTAEREKTPPPDAVM